The DNA region CATAAATACTGGCTGAATAAAAAATAGAGAAAATCGCGGATACAGCCGCAGTAGTACGTATATTCATTTTAAAAGTTATTCAGCACTAAACCTGATAATTTTTCTTCGCCAATGGTCACTGATGCTTGGATAAGCTCTTCTTCACTGCACCCGCCGTAGGGAACAACTAGAATAACTTGGTCGCATAAGTCTAATAATATTCGTGTATCGGCTGAGCTAAGAATGCTCGGAGCATTAATGATTGGGAATCGATCTGGATAGCGCTCGACTAGTTCCTTTATAAAAGTTTCCATTCTTTCTGAGGTGAAGTATTCCGCTGAGCACTCTCTTACTTTACCACTGGGCACAAAACCTAATCGTTTAACGCCAGTTTTGTGCATGCAAGAATTTACACCGTCATTCTCACTTTCTAAATAATCAATTAGACCATTTTGACCTTCCATTTCGAACAACTTATTTAATGGTCTTTCAACGATATCAGCTTCAACTAACATTGAAGTTTTTGACTCGTCTAAAGAAAAGGTTGCCGCCAAATTGGCACTCACTAGCGCTGAACTACTATCAGGCACTACCGAGGTTACCATGGTGACAAAGTTTTCACTATTTCCTTTCGCTAACAATTTCGTTCTTAAATTACGGTAGTGATTTAGAAGGCGTTTATCCTTCATATCGAGATGAATTAAGCGTTTCTCTTCTAACTCATTGATCGAATAGGTCGCACGCTTTTCCATGTTCGCGATGCTCTTTCGAGATGCGGCAGGTTGAGTCATTACGTTTGATCGTGACGACTCGGTCACTGAGTGATCACTCTCGGCGATTATTTCTCCGTTGCTTTCAACGGAAGTTTTTTCCGATTTATTTTTATCATCCTCTTCAAGGGACTTTAAAAATGCTTTTTCAACTGTGCTCATATTGATCACCTTACCCTTGAAGTCTGAAGTAAATTGCGATGCCGTAAATCGACCAAACAACAAAAATAGCAGAGATTGCAATCATGTAGTTAATCGTGTTTTTACGTCGGTCATAAGGAGTCGCCACATCATGAAGACTGGCTAAGATTGGTAAATTAATCACATGCGTGATTACTGTGTCAGAGCGCAACTTACCATCAATCAGTGTGAAGCCATAAACAATACCAATGGGGATCACAAAGCTTAAGAAAAGACCTGCTAAAATCAAGTGTGAAAAGCGCAGTCCTTTGGGTGTCACTGGAATGGCTGCAGGTTCCTGGATTTTAAGTGTTAGCCCTTGGTTCTCTAAATCAATATTCATAGAAATGCGAGCAGTTTCTCGCTGACTCAATAAGTTTTGATACATTTCTTGGTTAACTTCGTAGTCTCGAGTCAGTTCAGAAATTTCAGCTTCAACGTCATTAATTTTATCCAGAGTTTCTCTTTCTCTATCCATTAGCATGAGCACTTGATTGCGACGGGCCTGCAATGAAGAAAGGGAGTTTTCTGCAGTAAACATTTGAGTACGAATAAGCTGGGCCGTTTCTCCGGTCGGTGCTTTATTCACGGTTTTGCCTTTTTGCTTCTCTCGCTCAGCAATTACCTGAGCAACCTGTCCTTTTAAATCTTCTATCTGACCTTTTAACTGGACGATGTCAGGGTAGGTTTCGTGATAGTTGAGTTTCAGGTCCGCAAGGCGAGTTTCTAGCTCAGCAATTCGTTGATTTAGAGTATTTTCACGGTCGATGCTGGCTCGATCTTCAAACGATGACTCACCGGCTAGTTGACGTTGGTAATTTTTTAGAAGTGACTGCTGAGTTGATATATCTAGGTCGACACTCTCTAACTCTCGTTTTAATTCTATCAATCGCTCACTGGCATTTTGCTTAGCATTCTCAGAGGCATCAATATTTTTTGAACGAAAGTTCTTGAGTGCATCTTCAGACTCTTTGAGCTTCTCATGATAAGCCTGTACTTGATTGTTAATGAAATTGTACGCGGCTTGGCTTTCATTTTGCTTAGCTGCAAGACTTTCTTCTATAAAAATCTCAGTCATCAGCTTGGTGGTTTCATAGGCTTTAATTGGATCGACGTTTTTATAGGAAATCTCGATTAAATTATTTCCTACATTGTTGATCTGAGTCGAGTTGCGAATTTCGTCGCCAAGCTGCTCTATCTGGCGGAGATCGGTTGGCATTTGGTCCTTCCAAATGTCAGACTCCATGACACGCTTGATAGCTTTCTGGCTAAAAATGATTTTATTTGCCATTGTTGCACGGCTCTGAACTTGTGTCGTTTCTGCGGTGCCAGCCATCAAAGGTCGGAGAATATTTTGTTGATCAACAAACACGGTAGACGACGAAGTGTAAATTTTAGGCCAGTTCCATGCAATGGCGAGAAAAATCATTGAAAAAACGATATACAATCCCAAAACGAAGCGGCGTTTATTCCAAGCTTCCTTCTTGATAACGTGAATAATCGAGCTAATTTCCGGGCTCATAGCTAATTCCTAGTGACTGCTGTTAGGTAAATTAAAAAACACGCTCTGGTATGGAGACAATGTCGCCAGGCTGTAAAGAGTAGTTGGTTTCCATTTCGCCATCGTTAAGAATGTCATCTAACGCAATTTCGAACGCTTGTACTTTATCGCCCTGACGGCGAAACAGTTTGGCACTCGCAGCGGAAGCGAATTCGTTGAGGCCACCAGCCTCAAGTACCGCGTCTAACACAGTCATACCTTGGCGATAGTTGATTGATAATGGATTTCGAACGGCCCCTGTTACCCTTATTCTAGACAAGAATTCGTGACTGTTCAGTTCTTCAAGAATCACGGCGACCTGTGGGTCCTTGATAAATCGTGAGAGACGACGGGTAATTTCAGCTGAGACGGATTCTGGCGTTCGTCCACCGGCCATGACCTCACCGACGAGGGGAACAGAAATTTTGCCGTCGGGACGTACAGGAACACGTATCGACAGATCGGGATTTTTCCAAACGTTTACGGCAACGATGTCATCGACACCAATATAATATTGTTCGACCAGCATTTGCTTTTGAATGCTTTCTGGCTGTTCGAGCTGTGGCAGTTTAGTTGCTTTGGTACCACAACCCGCCAACAGTATGATGGCGAGGATTAAAATACAATGTCTCATGGGCTTCCCTATCAGTGCGAATTCCACCAGTTAAACTGATGGTGTGTAAACAATACCATTTCATTACAACAGCTAAAGGGAGTTTTGAGCCAGAGAAGGCTTGGGTAAGACAAGGATACCGACCCGATGTAACTCCATTTACGTTCGATGATATCTACTAAAGCGATTTTTGCAATGCTACTCCATAGGCCGCTAAAGTGCAACTCAGTTGACCGAAAATCAACCAGTTTTGAAGTGCGAAATTGTCCTTTTTACGGGTGCGATATATAGAGATTTTTAATCTTGTGACCTGGTTACGGTTTGCTCGATGACAAAGTCGACCAGACTGCCGATGGTCTCGAACACTTCTGCCGTTAGGTCGTCATCTTCGGCTGTGAACTCAAAGGTTTCTTCGAGAGAGGTGATTACGGACACAATCGCCATTGAGTCAAATTCTGGAAAGTTACCCAGTAATGGTGTGTCGTCGTTAAGATCATCAGGCGAGATGCTCAATGATAAGGTATCCACAAGTAGGGACTTAACAGTTTTAGCGATGTCGGAACGGCTCATAGTCAATTCTTTGGTCAAAATTGGCGCGATTCTATCAGTAAATCCGTTGATTTGCACTGATCGAATAGTTTTCTATATCGAAATAACCATCGGTTGGTATTAAGTTATGGTAAATGGATGACTTTTTTCTTAAGCTAGCTCTAAACCACCATCAATGCCTTAAATAGGGAACTGTAACTCGTGCAAGCCACATCGTTTGAAAAAGACAAGATTAAAATTGTTTTATTGGAAGGTATCCATGCAAGCGCCGAGAAGGTGTTCAGCGCGGCAGGGTATCAAAATATTGTAACAGCGACTAAGTCGTTGCCGAAAAGTGAGCTTGAAGAAGTTCTCGCCGACGCTCACTTTTTGGGTATCCGCTCCCGCACCCAAGTGACTGAAGAGTTATTGGAAGCCAGTCCACGTCTGGCAGCTATTGGTTGCTTTTGCATCGGCACGAATCAGGTTGACTTGACGGCGACCTCTTTGCGGGGAATTCCAGTGTTTAATGCCCCGTTTGCCAATACCCGTAGTGTTGCTGAGCTGGTGCTAGGCGAAATGATTTTACTGTTACGCGGTGTACCGCAGAAAAACGCAGCAGCTCATCGTGGAGAGTGGTTAAAGTCGGCCACCAATTCTTATGAAACGCGCGGCAAAACACTCGGTATCGTCGGCTATGGTCACATAGGTACTCAAATCGGCATTTTGGCAGAAAACTTAGGGATGTCTGTTCAGTACTTCGATATTGAGAGTAAGTTAGCGCTTGGAAATGCTCAGGCGGCCGACAGTTACGAACAGCTTTTGGCCACTTCAGATGTTGTAACTTTCCATGTACCGGAAACGCCGATAACTAAGAACATGATGGACCAGCAAGCGTTCGAGCACTTGAAAGAGGGCGCTATTTTGATCAATGCGTCGCGCGGTACCGTTGTTGATATTGATGCGTTAGATAAAGCGCTCGCTAGCGGTCGCGTATCGGGTGCCGCCATTGATGTGTTTCCAGTGGAGCCAAAATCGAATCAAGATGAGTTTGTATCGCCACTACGAGCTTATGACAATGTCATATTAACGCCGCATGTCGGTGGAAGCACGATGGAAGCACAAGCTAACATCGGAATTGAAGTGGCGGAAAAACTAGTAAAATACAGTGATAATGGGTCAACATTATCAGCCGTTAATATCCCAGAAGTCGCGTTGCCTTCTCACGAGGGTAAGCATCGCATTTGTCATATCCACCGCAACATCCCCGGTATTTTGGCCAAAATTAATGATATTTTTTCATCGAATAATGCCAACATTGCTGCACAGTTTTTACAAACTAATGAAAAAGTTGGCTATGTGGTGACGGATATTGATCGTTCTTCTAGTGTGAAAGCATTCGAAGAATTGAAAACCATTGAAGGAACCATTCGAACCCGTATTTTGTACTAACGGGTTTGGTCAGAGAGCAATAGCTTGCCAGCTCCTCAATGTTAGAGGAGCTGGAAATGCCTAAGCGTTAAGGGTTTTAACACCCTCTTTACTTGCTAATAGAAGAACATCTGCACCACGAGCGGCGAACAACCCATTGGTTACCACGCCAACGATTTGATTGATTTTTTGTTCAAGTGCGATTGGCTGTAAAATATCTAAGTTGTGCACATCTAGAATAATGTTGCCATTGTCAGTCGTGACGCCTTCGCGATACACCGGATCGCCACCAAGCTTGACCAGCTCACGAGCGACATGGCTACGTGCCATTGGGATAACCTCAACAGGAAGAGGGAACTTACCCAGCTTTTTAACTAACTTACTGTCGTCGGCAATACAGACAAACTTTTCTGCGACGGCTGCGACGATTTTTTCCCGAGTTAGTGCAGCACCACCACCTTTAATAAGTTCAAGAAGGTGATTACTCTCGTCGGCACCGTCAATATACACTGGCAGTCGATCAATCGCATTGAGTTCAAAAACCGGAATGCCATGGGATTTTAAACGCTCAGTTGAGGCTTCCGAACTTGAGACGGCGCCAGCGATCAAATGCTTTTTGGCAGCCAGTGCGTCAATGAAAAAGTTAACCGTTGATCCCGTTCCAACACCGACAACTTCATCTTCTACGATGTACTTCAAAGCTTCTTCTGCTGCTTGTTTTTTCAATTCATCTTGTGACATGGAATGATCCTGTTAGGTTAAGTGGGCAGTATTATACTGCATTTCTTACACTTGTTTAGCCGTAGCCATGCTCAAAATGGTATCCCATTGATGTTTACTAACCGGCATTATTGATAGTCTTGACCCTCGTTTAAGCAGTGCAAAATCAGAGTTGAGCAGCTCGGGTCGTTGTTTCATAGCTTGCAAGGTTACCGGGTTTGCGAAGCTCTCTAAGTAGGTTACATCTACCATGTACCAGCGCGGCTGTTCTGGCGTAGACTTGGGGTCAAAGTACTTAGATTCTGGATCCAGCGCCGTGTGATCCGGGTAGCCGTCACTGCTGATTGTAACAATGCCGACGGCCGCGGGTACTTTGCAACTCGAATGATAGAAGAGTGCAAGATCCCCTTTTTTTATCTGGTCTCTAAGTAAGTTTCTTACTTGATAGTTTCGTACACCATCCCAGTGTTCAGTTTGGTGTTTGCGTTGTTTTAAGTCATCGATACTGAATGCATCAGGCTCAGACTTCATTAACCAATAATTCATAATGAGCGTTTTGAGTGGGTTATTCGATAAATTGAGTTATTCAGTAAAAAATTGCACTGTTTCACATTTAATTTTGTGATTGGTACTTGCATCACCGATTCATCTCATTGTACAGTATTTGTCCGCAAAATGGGCGTAAACAAAAATCAATAAGCCTCAAAGCTGCGGATTAGGGAAGAAAAAGCACGTTAAAGGATCTCCGATAAATAAAAAAAATTAAACCTGTGTAGGGTTTGGAGAGCACCATGAAGAAAAAGCCAGACATACTGGTTGTTCTGGCGGCCGTTCTGGGGTTGGGCATCGTTGTTTCGAGCATTGGAACATCGCAAGATGTTGATAAGAAAACCGTTGCTCCGGAACATCAAGAAACTCAAATTGCCGTTGTGAACCAGTGACTTGATTACCCCGCTTTACGCGGGGTTTTTACTTTTTCCGGTCGGTCAACAACTGAACATCGAATTAATTTCCAGCGAAATCAATGAAGCCATTCGGGGTTGCCACTCCATCGAGAGGTATGTCCCAAGATTCGATAGGCAGTGTATCAACTTGTTGCTCATTTAAAGCGACACCGTAAAAAACTGGTCGCTGTGACGCCTTTCTCAAGTGCGCAAACGTCCGATCATAAAAACCTCCTCCCATGCCTAAACGACCACCGTTTAAGTCAAAAGCGACTAGTGGAAAGAGCACG from Pleionea litopenaei includes:
- the serA gene encoding phosphoglycerate dehydrogenase, producing MQATSFEKDKIKIVLLEGIHASAEKVFSAAGYQNIVTATKSLPKSELEEVLADAHFLGIRSRTQVTEELLEASPRLAAIGCFCIGTNQVDLTATSLRGIPVFNAPFANTRSVAELVLGEMILLLRGVPQKNAAAHRGEWLKSATNSYETRGKTLGIVGYGHIGTQIGILAENLGMSVQYFDIESKLALGNAQAADSYEQLLATSDVVTFHVPETPITKNMMDQQAFEHLKEGAILINASRGTVVDIDALDKALASGRVSGAAIDVFPVEPKSNQDEFVSPLRAYDNVILTPHVGGSTMEAQANIGIEVAEKLVKYSDNGSTLSAVNIPEVALPSHEGKHRICHIHRNIPGILAKINDIFSSNNANIAAQFLQTNEKVGYVVTDIDRSSSVKAFEELKTIEGTIRTRILY
- the rpiA gene encoding ribose-5-phosphate isomerase RpiA; the encoded protein is MSQDELKKQAAEEALKYIVEDEVVGVGTGSTVNFFIDALAAKKHLIAGAVSSSEASTERLKSHGIPVFELNAIDRLPVYIDGADESNHLLELIKGGGAALTREKIVAAVAEKFVCIADDSKLVKKLGKFPLPVEVIPMARSHVARELVKLGGDPVYREGVTTDNGNIILDVHNLDILQPIALEQKINQIVGVVTNGLFAARGADVLLLASKEGVKTLNA
- a CDS encoding XrtA system polysaccharide chain length determinant, which translates into the protein MSPEISSIIHVIKKEAWNKRRFVLGLYIVFSMIFLAIAWNWPKIYTSSSTVFVDQQNILRPLMAGTAETTQVQSRATMANKIIFSQKAIKRVMESDIWKDQMPTDLRQIEQLGDEIRNSTQINNVGNNLIEISYKNVDPIKAYETTKLMTEIFIEESLAAKQNESQAAYNFINNQVQAYHEKLKESEDALKNFRSKNIDASENAKQNASERLIELKRELESVDLDISTQQSLLKNYQRQLAGESSFEDRASIDRENTLNQRIAELETRLADLKLNYHETYPDIVQLKGQIEDLKGQVAQVIAEREKQKGKTVNKAPTGETAQLIRTQMFTAENSLSSLQARRNQVLMLMDRERETLDKINDVEAEISELTRDYEVNQEMYQNLLSQRETARISMNIDLENQGLTLKIQEPAAIPVTPKGLRFSHLILAGLFLSFVIPIGIVYGFTLIDGKLRSDTVITHVINLPILASLHDVATPYDRRKNTINYMIAISAIFVVWSIYGIAIYFRLQG
- a CDS encoding XrtA/PEP-CTERM system exopolysaccharide export protein, which codes for MRHCILILAIILLAGCGTKATKLPQLEQPESIQKQMLVEQYYIGVDDIVAVNVWKNPDLSIRVPVRPDGKISVPLVGEVMAGGRTPESVSAEITRRLSRFIKDPQVAVILEELNSHEFLSRIRVTGAVRNPLSINYRQGMTVLDAVLEAGGLNEFASAASAKLFRRQGDKVQAFEIALDDILNDGEMETNYSLQPGDIVSIPERVF
- a CDS encoding acyl carrier protein, with translation MSRSDIAKTVKSLLVDTLSLSISPDDLNDDTPLLGNFPEFDSMAIVSVITSLEETFEFTAEDDDLTAEVFETIGSLVDFVIEQTVTRSQD
- a CDS encoding EVE domain-containing protein → MNYWLMKSEPDAFSIDDLKQRKHQTEHWDGVRNYQVRNLLRDQIKKGDLALFYHSSCKVPAAVGIVTISSDGYPDHTALDPESKYFDPKSTPEQPRWYMVDVTYLESFANPVTLQAMKQRPELLNSDFALLKRGSRLSIMPVSKHQWDTILSMATAKQV